One Rissa tridactyla isolate bRisTri1 chromosome 1, bRisTri1.patW.cur.20221130, whole genome shotgun sequence DNA segment encodes these proteins:
- the NET1 gene encoding neuroepithelial cell-transforming gene 1 protein isoform X2, with protein sequence MVAHDELGGLLPIKRTIRVIDAQNQSFREQEEPSNKRVRPLARVTSLANLISPVRNGAVRRFGQTIQSFALRSDSKSPGCAQKSCSRSAAPTPPKRRNSVLWSEMLDVNMKESLSTKEIKRQEAIYEMSRGEQDLIEDLKLARKAYHDPMLKLSIMSEEELTHIFGDLDSYIPLHEDLLASLGEATKPDGTVEQIGPILVKWLPRLHAYKGYCSNQLAAKALLDQKKQDRRVQDFLQRCLESPFSRKLDLWSFLDIPRSRLVKYPLLLKEILRHTPKDHPDIQILEEAISIIQGVLSDINLKKGESECQYYIDKLEYLDEKQKDPRIEGSKALLCHGELKNKNGHKLYVFLFQDILVLTRPVTRNERQAYQVYRQPIPVQELLLEDLQDGDVKMGGSFRGAFGNSDKAKNIFRVRFQDPSPGQSHTLQANDVFHKQQWVNCIRTAIAPFQRTAAAAELKELPELSEEAEENNPSAPNIKAQKRQSAMSGITEMELDESTSECGSILDSEEAKGMKTHRTSSGHRKTREKQLSGKRKETLV encoded by the exons ATGGTGGCTCACGACGAGCTCGGGGGGCTGCTGCCCATCAAAAGGACTATCCGGGTGATCGACGCGCAGAATCAGTCCTTCAGGGAGCAGGAG GAGCCAAGCAATAAGCGGGTTCGTCCTTTAGCACGGGTCACATCCCTGGCGAACTTGATCTCTCCTGTAAGAAATGGTGCAGTTCGGCGCTTTGGGCAGACAATACAG TCATTTGCCCTTCGCAGTGACAGCAAGTCTCCAGGCTGTGCCCAGAAGTCATGTAGCAGATCCGCTGCTCCTACTCCTCCTAAAAGAAGAAACAGCGTACTTTGGTCTGAGATGTTAGATGTCAACATGAAAGAGTCCCTGAGCACCAAAGAAATTAAGCGCCAGGAG GCAATATATGAAATGTCCAGGGGAGAGCAGGACCTAATTGAAGACCTGAAGCTGGCCAGAAAG GCCTATCACGATCCCATGCTGAAACTCTCTATCATGTCTGAGGAGGAACTCACCCACATATTTGGGGACTTGGATTCTTACATTCCTCTGCACGAAG ACTTGTTGGCAAGTTTAGGAGAAGCAACAAAACCAGATGGAACAGTGGAGCAGATTGGGCCCATTCTTGTCAAGTGG TTACCACGACTCCATGCCTACAAAGGTTACTGTAGCAATCAGCTGGCAGCCAAAGCGCTTCTGGATCAGAAGAAGCAGGACCGGAGAGTGCAGGACTTCCTTCAGCGCTGCCTTGAGTCTCCTTTCAGCCGCAAGCTAGACCTCTGGAGCTTCTTGGACATTCCTCGAAGTCGGCTGGTCAAATACCCACTGCTCCTAAAAGAGATCCTGAGGCACACTCCCAAAGACCATCCTGATATCCAGATTCTGGAAGAAGCC ATATCTATAATCCAAGGAGTCCTCTCTGACATCAACCTGAAGAAGGGGGAGTCGGAGTGCCAGTATTACATTGACAAGCTGGAGTACCTGGATGAGAAGCAGAAGGACCCGAGGATTGAAGGCAGCAAAGCTTTACTGTGCCACGGGGAGCTAAAGAATAAAAACGGACAT aaacTTTACGTTTTCCTCTTCCAAGACATCCTGGTTTTGACCCGGCCGGTCACTCGCAACGAGCGTCAGGCCTACCAAGTGTACAGGCAACCCATCCCCGTCCAGGAGCTGCTCCTCGAAGACCTGCAGGATGGCGATGTGAAAATGGGAGGCTCCTTCCGAGGAGCTTTTGGCAATTCCGATAAAG CTAAAAATATCTTCCGAGTTCGTTTTCAAGATCCCTCCCCGGGCCAGTCCCACACGCTGCAGGCCAACGATGTCTTCCACAAGCAGCAATGGGTTAATTGCATCCGAACCGCCATCGCTCCCTTCCAgcgaactgctgctgctgccgagCTGAAGGAGCTGCCGGAGCTGAGCGAAGAGGCCGAGGAGAACAACCCCTCCGCGCCCAACATCAAAGCCCAGAAGAGGCAATCGGCCATGTCTGGCATAACCGAGATGGAGCTGGACGAAAGCACGTCCGAGTGCGGCTCCATCCTGGACTCGGAGGAAGCCAAGGGGATGAAAACACACCGAACGTCATCCGGGCACAGAAAAACGCGGGAGAAGCAGCTAAGTGGCAAGCGGAAAGAAACGCtggtgtaa